One Vigna unguiculata cultivar IT97K-499-35 chromosome 11, ASM411807v1, whole genome shotgun sequence DNA window includes the following coding sequences:
- the LOC114169031 gene encoding structure-specific endonuclease subunit slx1 isoform X1, giving the protein MMRTLSTQFRSIKCPNPNPKLSKSSSPTKSELKFDAKPKPESESWCVYLILSTNHPIKTYVGITNNFPRRLKQHNGELNGGAKASRAGRPWICACLICGFADRREASIFESKWKAISKRAPRKNKNEHLSEESEDPSLPLLRHRQAALKKVKGSLDCTHLEFIWLLDPS; this is encoded by the exons ATGATGAGAACGCTGTCTACCCAATTTCGTTCCATCAAATGCCCTAATCCAAACCCTAAATTATCTAAATCGTCCTCTCCGACAAAATCAGAACTAAAATTCGATGCCAAACCAAAACCAGAGTCAGAGTCATGGTGTGTTTATCTCATCCTTTCCACCAACCATCCAATCAAAACCTATGTTGGCATCACAAACAACTTCCCTCGCCG TTTGAAGCAGCACAACGGGGAACTTAACGGTGGTGCAAAGGCATCCCGTGCTGGAAGGCCTTGGATTTGTGCATGCCTCATTTGCGGTTTTGCAGACCGACGTGAAG CTAGTATATTTGAATCAAAATGGAAAGCTATATCAAAGAGAGCTCCccgcaaaaataaaaatgaacatcTCTCTGAAGAAAGTGAAGATCCATCATTACCTCTGCTGCGACACAGACAAGCAGCTTTGAAAAAAGTGAAAGGTTCACTCGACTGCACTCACTTAGAATTCATTTGGCTTTTGGATCCATCGTGA
- the LOC114169031 gene encoding structure-specific endonuclease subunit slx1 isoform X2, with protein MMRTLSTQFRSIKCPNPNPKLSKSSSPTKSELKFDAKPKPESESWCVYLILSTNHPIKTYVGITNNFPRRLKQHNGELNGGAKASRAGRPWICACLICGFADRREGPSLSPEMLFSGNYLRFSYSPVHKFLS; from the exons ATGATGAGAACGCTGTCTACCCAATTTCGTTCCATCAAATGCCCTAATCCAAACCCTAAATTATCTAAATCGTCCTCTCCGACAAAATCAGAACTAAAATTCGATGCCAAACCAAAACCAGAGTCAGAGTCATGGTGTGTTTATCTCATCCTTTCCACCAACCATCCAATCAAAACCTATGTTGGCATCACAAACAACTTCCCTCGCCG TTTGAAGCAGCACAACGGGGAACTTAACGGTGGTGCAAAGGCATCCCGTGCTGGAAGGCCTTGGATTTGTGCATGCCTCATTTGCGGTTTTGCAGACCGACGTGAAG GACCTTCTTTGAGTCCAGAAATGTTGTTTTCAGGAAACTACCTTCGGTTTTCTTACTCTCCTGTGCACAAATTTTTATCGTGA
- the LOC114169084 gene encoding acyl-CoA--sterol O-acyltransferase 1: MEGEIMNLMKVWFSVVVSLCYCYWIRKLVPAGKIRLFLFLPIIFLYIVLPLSLSSVHLCGTTGFFIAWLGNFKLLLLAFDKGPLSSDTFISLPRFVAVACLPIKIQQNQTPSTTIQCSSSKNENKNGNTPHSDPSKSSGFDTNPSSIKPNSVTQTKQKNLSKTGGATTGTPLLGYALKGVAVGVLVKIYDYSESINPKVIMCMYCFHIYFMLEIILAAVAAAAKSMLGMELEPQFNNPLLSTSLQDFWGRRWNLMVTSILRPTVYDPTVKAASKVVGRRWAPLPAVMGTFVVSGLMHELILFYLGRLEPTFRMTCFFLLHGMCLMVEIALKRTLTGRYRLPRFLSGPLTVVFVMATCFSLFLPEFIRCRIEVRAFEEYAALGHLLTPLSSSFSAIFLNKS, translated from the coding sequence ATGGAGGGTGAGATTATGAATCTCATGAAGGTGTGGTTCTCAGTTGTGGTATCTTTATGCTACTGTTATTGGATCCGAAAGCTTGTTCCTGCCGGAAAAATACGactcttcctttttcttccgATCATCTTCTTATACATTGTTCTTCCTCTGAGTCTTTCTTCTGTGCACTTGTGTGGCACCACAGGGTTCTTCATTGCGTGGCTCGGAAACTTCAAACTCTTGCTCTTAGCTTTCGACAAGGGACCTCTCTCTTCCGACACATTCATCTCTCTCCCACGTTTTGTCGCAGTGGCATGTCTCCCCATCAAGATCCAACAAAACCAAACACCTTCTACCACCATCCAATGTTCTTCatctaaaaatgaaaataaaaatggtaacACCCCACATTCAGATCCGTCCAAAAGTTCCGGTTTTGACACCAACCCATCTTCGATAAAGCCAAACTCTGTTACccaaaccaaacaaaaaaactTGTCCAAAACGGGCGGTGCTACTACGGGTACCCCACTTCTAGGGTATGCCCTAAAGGGTGTTGCTGTGGGCGTTCTGGTGAAGATCTATGACTACAGTGAGAGTATTAATCCGAAGGTGATTATGTGCATGTACTGTTTCCACATTTACTTCATGTTGGAAATAATCTTGGCGGCGGTTGCGGCGGCGGCGAAATCCATGCTGGGGATGGAGCTGGAGCCGCAGTTCAATAATCCACTGCTCTCGACCTCGCTCCAAGATTTCTGGGGAAGGAGATGGAATCTCATGGTCACCAGCATCCTCCGGCCAACGGTGTACGATCCGACGGTGAAAGCCGCATCGAAGGTTGTTGGTCGCCGGTGGGCCCCACTACCGGCGGTGATGGGCACGTTCGTGGTGTCGGGTTTGATGCACGAGTTGATACTGTTCTACCTGGGGAGGTTGGAGCCCACCTTTAGAATGACGTGTTTCTTTCTCCTTCATGGGATGTGTTTGATGGTGGAGATTGCGTTGAAGAGGACCCTCACCGGCAGGTACCGGTTGCCGAGGTTTCTGTCGGGGCCTTTGACCGTCGTGTTTGTCATGGCCACCTGCTTTTCCCTGTTCCTGCCGGAGTTCATCCGGTGTCGGATTGAAGTCAGAGCGTTTGAGGAATACGCCGCCTTGGGCCACCTCCTTACACCTCTCAGTTCGTCGTTCTCGGCTATTTTTCTTAACAAATCTTAG
- the LOC114169885 gene encoding serine/threonine-protein kinase-like protein At3g51990 — MGYLYLSCRAESAVSTSDSVASSSREKEKEKERSSIKIQEFQYSDLEAATNGFSDRKLLGKGSHGYVYKAVVRGRPVAVKRPSRPHHHGVVVPRPVVSSSAPVEITNEVDNEIDILSKIQSPRLVNLVGFTNDSRDRLLVVEFMSNGTLYDVLHSSPRPPNWGRRIRLALQTAKAIDTLHSSTPPVIHRDIKSANVLIDRSYNARLGDFGLALRGHVDDYRLRSTPPAGTMGYLDPCYVTPDNLSTKTDVFSFGILLLEIISGRKAIDITYSPPSIVDWAIPLIKKGKLLAVYDPRIAPPKDPVVRKQLAVIAAKCVRSCRERRPSMKEVVTWLCGLCKLVPLHSWNGFNNPCMMVETVGRPVEARNGEFGVEEGKFEALDGRLSKSAMRYSRRVYSDLGFSSNLMDLMATTEEPEFLRDSDGVVEHSSKSAEQVSSSRFGSGRYSIRGRNLYKPCGSDKDAFGLSKGQIVVGQNETTSKQNEVSGSNSKNLNLNLNSLVAEVV; from the coding sequence ATGGGGTATCTATACCTTTCTTGCAGAGCCGAATCCGCAGTTTCAACTTCCGATTCGGTGGCTTCTTCTTccagagagaaagagaaagagaaagagagaagcaGCATCAAGATCCAGGAGTTTCAGTACAGCGACCTTGAAGCTGCTACCAATGGCTTCTCCGACCGGAAGCTTCTCGGAAAAGGGAGTCACGGGTATGTGTACAAGGCGGTGGTTCGGGGGCGTCCCGTGGCGGTGAAGCGGCCGTCGCGGCCGCATCATCACGGGGTTGTTGTTCCTCGACCGGTGGTGTCGTCTTCCGCGCCGGTGGAGATCACGAACGAGGTGGACAACGAGATCGACATCTTGTCGAAAATCCAGAGCCCCAGGTTGGTGAATTTGGTGGGTTTCACGAACGATTCAAGAGACAGGCTTTTGGTGGTGGAGTTCATGAGCAATGGGACCCTTTACGATGTTCTTCATTCCTCTCCAAGGCCTCCCAATTGGGGTAGGAGGATTCGTCTGGCTCTGCAAACCGCGAAAGCCATTGACACGCTTCACTCCTCGACGCCGCCGGTGATTCACCGTGACATAAAGTCTGCGAACGTTCTCATCGACCGGAGCTACAATGCGAGATTAGGGGATTTTGGTTTGGCTCTGAGAGGCCATGTTGATGACTACAGACTCAGGTCCACTCCCCCTGCAGGCACCATGGGTTACCTTGACCCTTGTTATGTGACTCCTGATAATTTGAGCACCAAAACCGATGTTTTCAGCTTTGGGATTTTGCTGCTGGAGATTATAAGCGGAAGAAAAGCCATTGACATCACTTATTCACCACCTTCTATCGTGGATTGGGCTATTCCCCTCATAAAAAAAGGGAAGCTTTTGGCTGTTTATGATCCTAGAATTGCACCTCCCAAGGATCCTGTTGTGAGGAAGCAATTGGCTGTGATTGCTGCAAAGTGTGTGAGGTCTTGCAGAGAGAGAAGACCCTCCATGAAGGAGGTTGTTACATGGCTCTGTGGGTTGTGTAAACTGGTGCCTCTTCATTCCTGGAATGGTTTCAACAACCCTTGCATGATGGTTGAGACTGTGGGGCGCCCCGTTGAAGCAAGGAACGGTGAATTCGGTGTGGAAGAGGGAAAGTTTGAAGCTTTGGATGGAAGACTTTCAAAGTCTGCAATGAGGTATTCCAGAAGGGTGTATTCTGATTTGGGGTTCAGCAGCAACTTGATGGATTTGATGGCCACCACTGAGGAGCCTGAATTTCTGAGAGATTCTGATGGGGTGGTGGAGCATAGTTCTAAATCTGCTGAACAAGTTTCTAGCTCCAGGTTTGGCAGTGGAAGGTATTCCATAAGAGGGAGGAACCTATACAAGCCATGTGGCAGTGACAAGGACGCATTTGGCTTGAGTAAAGGCCAGATTGTTGTTGGTCAGAATGAGACCACTTCAAAACAGAACGAGGTTTCTGGTTCAAATTCgaagaatttgaatttgaatttgaactCTCTGGTTGCTGAGGTTGTCTAG
- the LOC114170070 gene encoding kinetochore-associated protein KNL-2 homolog isoform X4: MADSTPTATPSNDTQSCVFLRTVTLYDWWLIKATNDFQGKRLAVAGISSRKDEAMRVFVSAPVIERYDVFSLMTADGIYLIISGFINEQRTIENGFDPQILNRFLFGFPPDWKTCALDFSREESTTANDLGSGFLDDVPASCSEILSDVAIAGVENCTPTFLASPEKAQGDQEKAFPENECNVSKEVAGVNVACSRGRKRRSARLHDVKVYQRKKQSASGLPPKNPNNKNHISEAALDNCDVVGPKSPETPIQSQSWRQLRTSSEQIVKKSASRISRTLSPKTEGCQKKKVGRPKGTLNKSASAGKNSRSRDLSHLTKGSRQKNSTVSPESSSFRTLSPETEGCHKKKVGRHKGSLNKSASAEKNSRSRDLSHLTKESRQKNSIVSPESWSFRTSRSGRLLVRPLEFWRNQIPIYDADHVLKEIKDGASLISP; this comes from the exons ATGGCTGATTCCACTCCAACTGCTACTCCTTCAAACGACACCCAATCATGCGTTTTCCTACGAACG GTCACTTTATATGATTGGTGGTTGATTAAAGCCACAAACGACTTCCAAGGAAAGCGTTTAGCCGTCGCAGGCATCTCATCGAGAAA GGATGAGGCGATGCGCGTGTTTGTTTCTGCTCCCGTTATCGAAAGATACGACGTGTTTTCTCTCATGACTGCGGATGGGATATACCTTATAATTAGTGGCTTCATCAACGAGCAGCGCACTATTGAAAACGGTTTCGACCCTCAG ATTTTGAACCGGTTTTTATTTGGCTTCCCTCCAGACTGGAAAACCTGTGCTCTAGATTTCTCCAGAGAAGAATCAACCACTGCCAATGATTTGGGTAGTGGTTTTCTTGATGACGTACCAGCTAGCTGTTCAGAAATTTTATCTGATG TTGCAATCGCAGGTGTGGAAAATTGTACTCCTACTTTTTTGGCATCACCGGAGAAGGCGCAGGGTGATCAGGAAAAGGCATTCCCTGAAAATGAATGCAACGTGTCAAAGGAGGTGGCTGGTGTTAATGTTGCTTGTAGTAGAGGTAGGAAAAGACGAAGTGCCAGGTTGCATGATGTTAAAGTATACCAGCGGAAGAAACAGTCTGCTTCTGGATTGCCTCCAAAGAATCCAAATAATAAGAACCATATTTCAGAGGCGGCCTTGGATAATTGTGATGTAGTGGGACCAAAAAGTCCGGAAACACCTATTCAGTCACAATCATGGAGACAACTACGCACATCATCTGAACAGATAGTAAAAAAATCTGCATCCAGAATTTCTAGAACATTGTCACCAAAGACCGAAGGCtgtcaaaagaaaaaagtggGCAGGCCTAAGGGAACACTGAATAAATCTGCTTCAGCTGGGAAAAATTCGCGATCAAGAGATCTAAGTCACTTGACCAAGGGAAGCCGACAGAAAAATTCCACTGTTTCTCCTGAGTCATCGAGTTTCAGAACATTGTCACCAGAGACCGAAGGCTGTCATAAGAAAAAAGTGGGCAGGCATAAGGGATCACTGAATAAATCTGCTTCAGCTGAGAAAAATTCGCGATCAAGAGATTTAAGTCACTTGACCAAGGAAAGCCGACAGAAAAATTCCATTGTTTCTCCTGAGTCATGGAGTTTCAGAACATCCAGATCTG GCAGATTGCTTGTTCGTCCCTTAGAATTTTGGCGCAATCAAATACCAATATATGATGCG GATCATGTGCTTAAAGAAATTAAGGATGGTGCATCTTTGATATCACCTT GA
- the LOC114170070 gene encoding kinetochore-associated protein KNL-2 homolog isoform X2, producing the protein MADSTPTATPSNDTQSCVFLRTVTLYDWWLIKATNDFQGKRLAVAGISSRKDEAMRVFVSAPVIERYDVFSLMTADGIYLIISGFINEQRTIENGFDPQILNRFLFGFPPDWKTCALDFSREESTTANDLGSGFLDDVPASCSEILSDVAIAGVENCTPTFLASPEKAQGDQEKAFPENECNVSKEVAGVNVACSRGRKRRSARLHDVKVYQRKKQSASGLPPKNPNNKNHISEAALDNCDVVGPKSPETPIQSQSWRQLRTSSEQIVKKSASRISRTLSPKTEGCQKKKVGRPKGTLNKSASAGKNSRSRDLSHLTKGSRQKNSTVSPESSSFRTLSPETEGCHKKKVGRHKGSLNKSASAEKNSRSRDLSHLTKESRQKNSIVSPESWSFRTSRSGRLLVRPLEFWRNQIPIYDADHVLKEIKDGASLISPCKVSSSSSSRKD; encoded by the exons ATGGCTGATTCCACTCCAACTGCTACTCCTTCAAACGACACCCAATCATGCGTTTTCCTACGAACG GTCACTTTATATGATTGGTGGTTGATTAAAGCCACAAACGACTTCCAAGGAAAGCGTTTAGCCGTCGCAGGCATCTCATCGAGAAA GGATGAGGCGATGCGCGTGTTTGTTTCTGCTCCCGTTATCGAAAGATACGACGTGTTTTCTCTCATGACTGCGGATGGGATATACCTTATAATTAGTGGCTTCATCAACGAGCAGCGCACTATTGAAAACGGTTTCGACCCTCAG ATTTTGAACCGGTTTTTATTTGGCTTCCCTCCAGACTGGAAAACCTGTGCTCTAGATTTCTCCAGAGAAGAATCAACCACTGCCAATGATTTGGGTAGTGGTTTTCTTGATGACGTACCAGCTAGCTGTTCAGAAATTTTATCTGATG TTGCAATCGCAGGTGTGGAAAATTGTACTCCTACTTTTTTGGCATCACCGGAGAAGGCGCAGGGTGATCAGGAAAAGGCATTCCCTGAAAATGAATGCAACGTGTCAAAGGAGGTGGCTGGTGTTAATGTTGCTTGTAGTAGAGGTAGGAAAAGACGAAGTGCCAGGTTGCATGATGTTAAAGTATACCAGCGGAAGAAACAGTCTGCTTCTGGATTGCCTCCAAAGAATCCAAATAATAAGAACCATATTTCAGAGGCGGCCTTGGATAATTGTGATGTAGTGGGACCAAAAAGTCCGGAAACACCTATTCAGTCACAATCATGGAGACAACTACGCACATCATCTGAACAGATAGTAAAAAAATCTGCATCCAGAATTTCTAGAACATTGTCACCAAAGACCGAAGGCtgtcaaaagaaaaaagtggGCAGGCCTAAGGGAACACTGAATAAATCTGCTTCAGCTGGGAAAAATTCGCGATCAAGAGATCTAAGTCACTTGACCAAGGGAAGCCGACAGAAAAATTCCACTGTTTCTCCTGAGTCATCGAGTTTCAGAACATTGTCACCAGAGACCGAAGGCTGTCATAAGAAAAAAGTGGGCAGGCATAAGGGATCACTGAATAAATCTGCTTCAGCTGAGAAAAATTCGCGATCAAGAGATTTAAGTCACTTGACCAAGGAAAGCCGACAGAAAAATTCCATTGTTTCTCCTGAGTCATGGAGTTTCAGAACATCCAGATCTG GCAGATTGCTTGTTCGTCCCTTAGAATTTTGGCGCAATCAAATACCAATATATGATGCG GATCATGTGCTTAAAGAAATTAAGGATGGTGCATCTTTGATATCACCTTGTAAGGTTTCTTCATCATCATCGAGTAG GAAGGACTGA
- the LOC114170070 gene encoding kinetochore-associated protein KNL-2 homolog isoform X1: MADSTPTATPSNDTQSCVFLRTVTLYDWWLIKATNDFQGKRLAVAGISSRKDEAMRVFVSAPVIERYDVFSLMTADGIYLIISGFINEQRTIENGFDPQILNRFLFGFPPDWKTCALDFSREESTTANDLGSGFLDDVPASCSEILSDVAIAGVENCTPTFLASPEKAQGDQEKAFPENECNVSKEVAGVNVACSRGRKRRSARLHDVKVYQRKKQSASGLPPKNPNNKNHISEAALDNCDVVGPKSPETPIQSQSWRQLRTSSEQIVKKSASRISRTLSPKTEGCQKKKVGRPKGTLNKSASAGKNSRSRDLSHLTKGSRQKNSTVSPESSSFRTLSPETEGCHKKKVGRHKGSLNKSASAEKNSRSRDLSHLTKESRQKNSIVSPESWSFRTSRSGRLLVRPLEFWRNQIPIYDADHVLKEIKDGASLISPCKVSSSSSRRTDFD; this comes from the exons ATGGCTGATTCCACTCCAACTGCTACTCCTTCAAACGACACCCAATCATGCGTTTTCCTACGAACG GTCACTTTATATGATTGGTGGTTGATTAAAGCCACAAACGACTTCCAAGGAAAGCGTTTAGCCGTCGCAGGCATCTCATCGAGAAA GGATGAGGCGATGCGCGTGTTTGTTTCTGCTCCCGTTATCGAAAGATACGACGTGTTTTCTCTCATGACTGCGGATGGGATATACCTTATAATTAGTGGCTTCATCAACGAGCAGCGCACTATTGAAAACGGTTTCGACCCTCAG ATTTTGAACCGGTTTTTATTTGGCTTCCCTCCAGACTGGAAAACCTGTGCTCTAGATTTCTCCAGAGAAGAATCAACCACTGCCAATGATTTGGGTAGTGGTTTTCTTGATGACGTACCAGCTAGCTGTTCAGAAATTTTATCTGATG TTGCAATCGCAGGTGTGGAAAATTGTACTCCTACTTTTTTGGCATCACCGGAGAAGGCGCAGGGTGATCAGGAAAAGGCATTCCCTGAAAATGAATGCAACGTGTCAAAGGAGGTGGCTGGTGTTAATGTTGCTTGTAGTAGAGGTAGGAAAAGACGAAGTGCCAGGTTGCATGATGTTAAAGTATACCAGCGGAAGAAACAGTCTGCTTCTGGATTGCCTCCAAAGAATCCAAATAATAAGAACCATATTTCAGAGGCGGCCTTGGATAATTGTGATGTAGTGGGACCAAAAAGTCCGGAAACACCTATTCAGTCACAATCATGGAGACAACTACGCACATCATCTGAACAGATAGTAAAAAAATCTGCATCCAGAATTTCTAGAACATTGTCACCAAAGACCGAAGGCtgtcaaaagaaaaaagtggGCAGGCCTAAGGGAACACTGAATAAATCTGCTTCAGCTGGGAAAAATTCGCGATCAAGAGATCTAAGTCACTTGACCAAGGGAAGCCGACAGAAAAATTCCACTGTTTCTCCTGAGTCATCGAGTTTCAGAACATTGTCACCAGAGACCGAAGGCTGTCATAAGAAAAAAGTGGGCAGGCATAAGGGATCACTGAATAAATCTGCTTCAGCTGAGAAAAATTCGCGATCAAGAGATTTAAGTCACTTGACCAAGGAAAGCCGACAGAAAAATTCCATTGTTTCTCCTGAGTCATGGAGTTTCAGAACATCCAGATCTG GCAGATTGCTTGTTCGTCCCTTAGAATTTTGGCGCAATCAAATACCAATATATGATGCG GATCATGTGCTTAAAGAAATTAAGGATGGTGCATCTTTGATATCACCTTGTAAGGTTTCTTCATCATCATCGA GAAGGACTGACTTTGATTGA
- the LOC114170070 gene encoding kinetochore-associated protein KNL-2 homolog isoform X3: MADSTPTATPSNDTQSCVFLRTVTLYDWWLIKATNDFQGKRLAVAGISSRKDEAMRVFVSAPVIERYDVFSLMTADGIYLIISGFINEQRTIENGFDPQILNRFLFGFPPDWKTCALDFSREESTTANDLGSGFLDDVPASCSEILSDGVENCTPTFLASPEKAQGDQEKAFPENECNVSKEVAGVNVACSRGRKRRSARLHDVKVYQRKKQSASGLPPKNPNNKNHISEAALDNCDVVGPKSPETPIQSQSWRQLRTSSEQIVKKSASRISRTLSPKTEGCQKKKVGRPKGTLNKSASAGKNSRSRDLSHLTKGSRQKNSTVSPESSSFRTLSPETEGCHKKKVGRHKGSLNKSASAEKNSRSRDLSHLTKESRQKNSIVSPESWSFRTSRSGRLLVRPLEFWRNQIPIYDADHVLKEIKDGASLISPCKVSSSSSRRTDFD, from the exons ATGGCTGATTCCACTCCAACTGCTACTCCTTCAAACGACACCCAATCATGCGTTTTCCTACGAACG GTCACTTTATATGATTGGTGGTTGATTAAAGCCACAAACGACTTCCAAGGAAAGCGTTTAGCCGTCGCAGGCATCTCATCGAGAAA GGATGAGGCGATGCGCGTGTTTGTTTCTGCTCCCGTTATCGAAAGATACGACGTGTTTTCTCTCATGACTGCGGATGGGATATACCTTATAATTAGTGGCTTCATCAACGAGCAGCGCACTATTGAAAACGGTTTCGACCCTCAG ATTTTGAACCGGTTTTTATTTGGCTTCCCTCCAGACTGGAAAACCTGTGCTCTAGATTTCTCCAGAGAAGAATCAACCACTGCCAATGATTTGGGTAGTGGTTTTCTTGATGACGTACCAGCTAGCTGTTCAGAAATTTTATCTGATG GTGTGGAAAATTGTACTCCTACTTTTTTGGCATCACCGGAGAAGGCGCAGGGTGATCAGGAAAAGGCATTCCCTGAAAATGAATGCAACGTGTCAAAGGAGGTGGCTGGTGTTAATGTTGCTTGTAGTAGAGGTAGGAAAAGACGAAGTGCCAGGTTGCATGATGTTAAAGTATACCAGCGGAAGAAACAGTCTGCTTCTGGATTGCCTCCAAAGAATCCAAATAATAAGAACCATATTTCAGAGGCGGCCTTGGATAATTGTGATGTAGTGGGACCAAAAAGTCCGGAAACACCTATTCAGTCACAATCATGGAGACAACTACGCACATCATCTGAACAGATAGTAAAAAAATCTGCATCCAGAATTTCTAGAACATTGTCACCAAAGACCGAAGGCtgtcaaaagaaaaaagtggGCAGGCCTAAGGGAACACTGAATAAATCTGCTTCAGCTGGGAAAAATTCGCGATCAAGAGATCTAAGTCACTTGACCAAGGGAAGCCGACAGAAAAATTCCACTGTTTCTCCTGAGTCATCGAGTTTCAGAACATTGTCACCAGAGACCGAAGGCTGTCATAAGAAAAAAGTGGGCAGGCATAAGGGATCACTGAATAAATCTGCTTCAGCTGAGAAAAATTCGCGATCAAGAGATTTAAGTCACTTGACCAAGGAAAGCCGACAGAAAAATTCCATTGTTTCTCCTGAGTCATGGAGTTTCAGAACATCCAGATCTG GCAGATTGCTTGTTCGTCCCTTAGAATTTTGGCGCAATCAAATACCAATATATGATGCG GATCATGTGCTTAAAGAAATTAAGGATGGTGCATCTTTGATATCACCTTGTAAGGTTTCTTCATCATCATCGA GAAGGACTGACTTTGATTGA